A window of the Bacteroidia bacterium genome harbors these coding sequences:
- the dprA gene encoding DNA-processing protein DprA: MIEGVGPVTARKLIAYSGGVAPIFSSKKSILAKIPGIRDNHISGIFKDDLLPRAEKELKFIEKNDIQTYYFLDENYPRRIKELDDSPVLLFGKGNLQLNSDRVISIVGTRNATEYGKLMTSKIVEELAPFQPLILSGLAYGIDIAAHKAALDIGLQTVGVVGHGLDTLYPSLHKPIAEKMMENGGVLSAYPSKTSIDPNNFPDRNRIVAAMTDAVLVMEAGASGGALITANFASEFKRDVMAFPGRSIDPFSAGCNDLIKKGKAKMVESSKEIADILGWRLDNQNTKPIQKQLFVELDEVEQQIWNTLKLDGKLKMDILSLKIGKSLSQTSSTLFNLELKGIVKCYPGTIYGLV; encoded by the coding sequence ATGATAGAAGGAGTAGGTCCTGTAACTGCAAGAAAATTAATTGCTTATTCAGGAGGTGTGGCTCCAATTTTCAGTTCAAAAAAATCCATCCTGGCAAAAATTCCCGGGATTAGAGACAATCATATTTCAGGGATTTTTAAAGATGATTTGCTTCCCAGGGCTGAAAAGGAGCTGAAGTTTATTGAGAAAAATGATATTCAAACCTACTATTTTTTGGATGAAAATTATCCACGCCGAATAAAAGAGTTGGACGATAGTCCGGTTCTATTGTTTGGTAAAGGAAATTTACAACTCAATTCAGATAGAGTTATTTCAATTGTTGGAACTAGGAATGCAACAGAATACGGCAAATTGATGACTTCAAAAATTGTTGAGGAACTTGCTCCATTCCAACCATTAATATTAAGTGGATTAGCTTATGGTATTGATATTGCAGCGCATAAAGCGGCATTGGATATTGGTTTGCAAACAGTTGGAGTTGTTGGGCATGGTTTAGATACACTTTATCCATCGTTGCATAAACCCATTGCGGAGAAAATGATGGAGAACGGAGGAGTTTTGAGCGCATATCCGAGTAAAACATCCATAGACCCCAATAATTTTCCGGATAGAAACAGAATTGTAGCAGCCATGACAGATGCGGTGCTTGTTATGGAGGCTGGTGCTTCCGGTGGGGCTTTAATTACTGCCAATTTTGCCTCAGAATTTAAACGGGATGTTATGGCATTTCCCGGAAGATCCATTGACCCATTTTCGGCGGGTTGTAATGATTTGATTAAAAAGGGGAAAGCAAAAATGGTGGAGTCTTCCAAAGAAATTGCTGATATTCTTGGCTGGAGATTAGACAATCAGAATACCAAACCTATTCAAAAGCAATTGTTTGTTGAATTAGATGAAGTTGAACAACAAATTTGGAACACCTTAAAGCTGGATGGTAAACTTAAAATGGATATCCTGTCCTTGAAAATTGGAAAAAGTTTAAGTCAAACATCTTCCACCTTATTTAATTTGGAACTAAAAGGGATTGTAAAATGTTATCCTGGAACTATTTATGGTTTGGTATAA
- a CDS encoding TonB-dependent receptor: MKSYLTLVLTVCFTAFYNFSIAQTGTVKGVIKDGKTQETIPGANVVWEKDKSKGASTDLDGKYELKLPAGKQTILITSVGFKEQKKIVEIKDGGIVLLDIALETATTELGTIVYSEGKFAKPIEKVTVSMDVIKPNIIENKNTTSMDQAVQQTPGVTIVDNEPQIRGGSGYSFGAGSRVMVLVDDLPLLSGDAGRPSWGFLPVENVEQIEVIKGASSVLYGSAALNGVINIRTSYPRDVPQTKINVFTGLYDKPQTDQEYYAGKTSPIYTGLNFLHSRKIGQLDFVWGGNLYYDQGFIGPETGDTLVSGVSYNYVKDANDSITGISRNESMYERRGRTNINLRYRFKKVDGLSIGVNGNYMYSHSNGTLLWLNDSSGLYRPYPNSVTETKQVTYNIDPYLTYYGKKGASHALRTRIFHVNNANSGNRANKSDWYYANYQYQQRFDDYGIKEFTLTTGIMGSYTVAEASLYMGNEDKSGKSSATNLAAYLQLDKTFWKRLTLNAGVRYEHFAINGEDQGKPVFRAGMNLKVTNKETYLRGSFGQGYRFPTIAEKYIYTSIGPIQIFPNQTLGSETSWNAEVGIKQGVKIGNFKGYFDAAYFLQQYKNNIEFIFGLWDSSATSGIGGLINPGFRSVNIGPTRSSGVDISILGNGKIGNVEINMLLGYTYMKPISLNPNFYFDNDSVAKITYLTTSSDTTNYILKYRFQHLVKADIEISWKGFLLGGSLRYNSFMQNVDKLFEDFNGYNGIGNVTNYRKKHNKGDYVVDFRVAYNINKNNRISLIINNMLNREYTLRPLNIMPPRTWVIQYTLKI, from the coding sequence ATGAAATCCTATCTTACCCTAGTACTAACAGTCTGTTTTACAGCATTTTACAATTTTTCAATAGCCCAAACAGGAACTGTTAAAGGTGTCATCAAAGACGGAAAAACCCAAGAAACTATCCCGGGAGCCAATGTGGTTTGGGAAAAAGACAAGTCCAAAGGGGCATCAACTGACCTAGATGGAAAGTACGAATTAAAGTTACCTGCCGGAAAACAAACCATCCTTATCACCAGCGTTGGTTTTAAAGAACAAAAGAAAATTGTTGAAATTAAAGATGGTGGAATCGTTCTGCTCGATATTGCCCTGGAAACTGCCACGACCGAACTGGGAACCATTGTATATTCGGAAGGTAAGTTTGCCAAACCCATTGAAAAGGTTACCGTTTCCATGGATGTAATTAAGCCAAACATTATTGAGAATAAAAATACAACATCGATGGATCAGGCCGTTCAACAAACGCCCGGTGTTACTATCGTAGATAATGAACCTCAAATTCGTGGCGGTAGCGGATATAGCTTTGGAGCAGGAAGCCGTGTAATGGTTCTAGTAGATGATTTACCACTTCTTTCCGGTGATGCCGGTCGTCCTTCCTGGGGCTTTTTACCGGTTGAAAATGTTGAACAAATTGAGGTAATTAAAGGTGCTTCTTCCGTATTATATGGTTCTGCTGCCCTAAATGGTGTTATTAACATCCGTACTTCCTACCCAAGAGATGTTCCTCAAACCAAAATAAATGTGTTTACCGGACTTTATGATAAACCTCAAACCGACCAAGAATATTATGCCGGTAAAACATCTCCAATTTACACAGGATTAAATTTCCTACATTCCAGAAAAATTGGCCAATTGGATTTTGTTTGGGGTGGTAATTTATACTATGACCAAGGGTTTATCGGACCTGAAACCGGAGATACCCTTGTTTCCGGAGTTTCCTACAATTACGTTAAAGATGCCAATGATTCCATTACAGGAATTTCCAGAAATGAAAGCATGTACGAAAGAAGAGGCAGAACTAATATAAACCTTCGATACAGATTCAAAAAAGTTGATGGACTTTCTATTGGAGTGAATGGTAACTATATGTATTCTCATTCCAACGGAACTTTATTGTGGTTAAATGATTCATCCGGATTATACAGGCCTTATCCTAATTCTGTAACCGAAACCAAACAAGTTACCTATAACATTGATCCATATTTGACCTATTATGGTAAAAAAGGAGCGTCTCATGCTTTGAGAACCCGAATTTTCCATGTAAACAATGCCAATAGCGGTAACAGGGCCAATAAATCAGATTGGTATTATGCCAACTATCAATACCAGCAACGTTTTGATGATTATGGTATTAAAGAATTCACCTTAACTACCGGTATCATGGGCTCCTATACCGTTGCAGAGGCTTCGTTGTATATGGGAAATGAAGATAAATCAGGTAAAAGTTCCGCAACCAACCTGGCTGCCTATTTACAATTAGATAAAACCTTTTGGAAACGTTTGACTCTTAACGCCGGTGTTCGATATGAGCATTTTGCTATTAATGGTGAAGATCAAGGGAAACCCGTTTTCAGAGCAGGGATGAATTTGAAGGTAACCAATAAAGAAACCTACCTTCGTGGTTCTTTCGGACAAGGTTACCGTTTCCCAACCATCGCTGAGAAATATATCTATACCTCAATTGGTCCTATCCAAATTTTCCCAAACCAAACCTTAGGTTCAGAAACCAGTTGGAATGCTGAAGTTGGTATTAAACAAGGCGTTAAAATTGGAAACTTCAAAGGTTACTTCGATGCTGCCTACTTTCTACAACAATACAAAAACAACATTGAATTCATTTTTGGACTTTGGGATTCTTCAGCCACATCCGGTATTGGCGGTTTAATCAATCCAGGTTTCCGTTCAGTAAATATAGGCCCTACACGTTCATCCGGAGTTGATATATCCATCTTAGGTAATGGTAAAATTGGCAATGTTGAAATCAATATGTTGTTGGGTTATACCTATATGAAACCAATTTCATTAAATCCAAATTTCTATTTCGACAATGATAGTGTAGCCAAAATCACTTACCTAACTACCTCTTCTGATACAACCAACTATATTTTGAAATATCGTTTCCAACATTTGGTTAAAGCCGATATCGAGATTTCCTGGAAAGGATTTTTACTTGGAGGTAGCTTAAGGTATAATAGCTTTATGCAAAACGTGGATAAATTGTTTGAGGATTTCAATGGCTATAATGGTATTGGTAACGTTACCAATTACAGAAAAAAACACAACAAAGGTGACTATGTGGTGGATTTCAGGGTTGCCTACAATATCAACAAAAACAACCGAATTTCACTTATCATCAACAATATGCTTAATAGAGAATACACCTTGCGTCCTTTGAACATTATGCCTCCAAGAACCTGGGTAATTCAATATACTTTAAAAATCTAA
- a CDS encoding nucleotidyltransferase family protein produces the protein MPQFNREDQILLLKAGLEQEDEKSYSLFCSWVNHQDFEKEFSHTEYRLLPYLWFRHKSKFKDHPISDRFQGVYKRTLFHNTRMIKNGVEVSKILSENQVQHGFVKGLVFVLKVYPSLGTRPMNDIDLLINEHDLEKTSRILIKAGFIPKKKLEHVKLLRKNSIGFISKENVGIDIHIRPVAFPVENFDAGYFLDKLDSCQTQLGHIPLVSIDKAVEFTILNGLLETDGHWLLDLKLSDPESKISTGLIKRLDELKQIAAIIKFRLNLFSEGNNSLVANSLIPKAYVRFLKNKLKDNPASFRLANLYWYFALKDGFYKSPLYNGMYYWLYLRYSFLWLLSNKKLS, from the coding sequence ATGCCACAATTCAATAGGGAAGATCAAATTTTACTTTTAAAGGCTGGTTTGGAGCAGGAGGATGAGAAATCGTATTCCCTATTCTGTAGTTGGGTTAACCATCAGGATTTCGAAAAGGAATTTTCGCATACGGAGTATAGGCTTTTACCTTATTTATGGTTTAGGCATAAATCAAAATTTAAGGACCATCCCATTTCAGATAGGTTTCAGGGAGTTTATAAGAGAACGCTCTTCCATAACACCCGAATGATAAAAAATGGGGTTGAAGTCAGTAAGATACTTTCTGAAAATCAGGTTCAACATGGGTTTGTAAAAGGGTTGGTATTTGTACTTAAGGTATATCCTTCTTTAGGCACTCGTCCTATGAATGACATTGACCTTTTAATCAATGAACATGACCTTGAGAAAACTAGTCGAATATTAATAAAGGCAGGGTTCATTCCAAAAAAGAAACTGGAACATGTTAAGTTACTGAGGAAAAATTCGATTGGTTTTATTTCAAAGGAAAATGTAGGTATTGATATACATATTAGACCTGTGGCCTTTCCGGTAGAAAATTTTGATGCAGGGTATTTCTTGGATAAATTAGATTCTTGTCAAACCCAATTGGGACATATTCCCTTGGTTTCAATTGATAAAGCGGTAGAATTTACCATATTGAATGGTTTGCTTGAAACGGATGGACATTGGTTACTTGATTTGAAATTATCGGATCCGGAATCCAAAATTTCAACAGGATTGATAAAGAGATTGGATGAATTGAAACAAATTGCAGCAATAATTAAATTCCGTTTAAACTTGTTTAGTGAAGGAAATAATTCCTTAGTGGCAAACTCTTTGATTCCGAAAGCTTATGTGCGTTTTTTGAAAAATAAATTGAAAGATAATCCGGCTAGTTTTAGATTAGCAAATCTATATTGGTATTTTGCCCTTAAAGATGGTTTTTACAAGAGTCCTTTGTACAATGGGATGTACTATTGGCTTTATTTAAGGTATTCCTTTTTGTGGCTATTATCCAATAAAAAGTTAAGTTAA
- a CDS encoding cyclase family protein — MDYANIDFENGKDISIPFQPQGVNAFWAPDVSIEPYINGSFIGDINHGSSVNYRNVFFNPHGNGTHTECIGHIHADWQKVNELTLPFLMKCLLVSATPVSRMDDWVIGLESLQLPEQTHCKAIVIRSLPNPESKKTAQYSGTNPPYVDQELMRRLVNLGFEHFLIDLPSVDKEEDGGELSAHKIWWDWKGGSRYGCTITELVYVPDSLPDGTYALHLGLTNLRNDAVPSRPILFPFISI, encoded by the coding sequence ATGGATTATGCCAACATCGATTTCGAAAACGGGAAGGATATTTCTATTCCATTTCAACCTCAAGGAGTTAATGCATTTTGGGCACCTGATGTTTCTATTGAGCCATACATAAATGGTTCATTTATCGGGGATATTAATCATGGAAGCAGTGTCAATTACCGAAACGTTTTTTTCAACCCACATGGAAATGGGACACATACCGAATGTATAGGGCATATTCATGCGGATTGGCAGAAAGTCAATGAGTTGACCTTGCCATTTCTGATGAAGTGTTTGTTGGTTTCAGCTACACCGGTTTCCAGAATGGACGATTGGGTTATAGGTTTAGAATCGCTACAATTACCTGAACAAACCCATTGTAAGGCCATTGTAATTCGCAGCCTGCCTAATCCTGAAAGCAAGAAAACGGCACAATACTCAGGTACCAATCCACCCTATGTAGATCAGGAACTCATGAGAAGATTGGTTAATCTTGGCTTTGAGCATTTCTTAATTGATTTACCCTCCGTTGACAAGGAAGAGGATGGAGGAGAATTAAGTGCTCACAAAATTTGGTGGGATTGGAAGGGAGGATCTCGGTATGGATGTACGATAACAGAATTGGTTTATGTGCCAGATTCGTTACCGGATGGGACTTATGCCTTGCACTTGGGCTTAACCAATTTAAGGAACGATGCAGTTCCTTCTCGTCCTATTTTGTTTCCTTTCATTTCTATTTAA
- a CDS encoding sterol desaturase family protein, with the protein MDPLKDPAVLFIPGFIFLILLELYFDWRDKLKLHDPKDSFASIGMGIGSLLIGYWVKGAAFLLYSLLYEYRLYDIPFVWWSCLLLFLGDDFTFYWHHRLSHEIRLLWAAHINHHSSVNYNLAVALRQSWTEILYKYVWWCWMPLLGFHPIWIMFMMQLSLIYQYWIHTKTIKTLGPLEWIFNTPSHHRVHHASNVRYLDKNHAGILIIWDRLFGTFQEERDDDPVKFGITKNIHTYNLIKIAFHEYGDIWKDMEKAPNFLSKLKYMFMPPGWSHDGSTQVASKLQKNLPSGQT; encoded by the coding sequence ATGGATCCACTAAAAGACCCAGCAGTATTATTTATTCCAGGTTTTATTTTCCTAATCCTTTTGGAATTGTATTTTGATTGGAGGGACAAACTCAAATTACATGATCCTAAAGATAGTTTTGCCTCTATTGGAATGGGTATAGGTTCCTTGCTCATTGGCTATTGGGTAAAAGGGGCTGCCTTCCTATTATACAGTTTGCTTTACGAATACAGGCTTTATGATATTCCTTTTGTTTGGTGGAGTTGCTTACTTTTATTCTTAGGAGACGATTTTACCTTCTATTGGCACCACCGCTTAAGTCACGAAATACGCCTTCTTTGGGCCGCTCATATAAATCATCATTCTTCTGTAAATTATAATTTGGCAGTTGCTTTAAGACAAAGTTGGACTGAAATCCTTTACAAATATGTTTGGTGGTGTTGGATGCCCTTGCTTGGTTTCCATCCAATTTGGATCATGTTTATGATGCAATTGAGTTTAATTTATCAATATTGGATTCATACCAAAACTATTAAAACATTGGGACCTTTAGAATGGATTTTCAATACCCCCTCTCACCACCGGGTTCACCATGCCAGCAATGTTAGGTACTTGGATAAAAACCATGCCGGTATTCTTATTATATGGGATCGATTATTTGGAACCTTTCAGGAAGAACGTGATGACGACCCGGTTAAATTCGGCATCACCAAAAACATACATACTTATAACCTTATCAAAATTGCCTTTCATGAATATGGAGACATTTGGAAAGACATGGAAAAAGCGCCAAACTTTTTATCCAAACTAAAATATATGTTCATGCCACCCGGATGGAGCCATGATGGAAGTACCCAAGTAGCGTCCAAATTACAAAAAAACCTTCCTTCCGGTCAAACCTAA
- a CDS encoding MMPL family transporter: protein MVNSIWNWVKKNKALVLGTSLIYFLISLYNIRELTLNEDISAFVPQDSTTIQATKLLSESGFSDKIIVLIEDSTSEDHLIQVGDSVFEKLQHNAFKNLIRKIDYKAPDTLLEAYLDFFYRNLVFLIPDSNYSAFSPLLTDTGSHRLLADLKEKIQNPFSIFSTQHLGQDPVGLQTIAWKLLKNIQPDGNFEIVDGRILTKDHHNLILFITPNYPSNNTQKNGELVDLLEKEFSIFPAYIYGGPVVAVSNSRQMKRDTLFTSILAIVLILGIMIWYFRSIRIPLLLFTPVLFGAISSLSLLGIFVGEISVIAIAAGSIVLGIAINYSLHFLTHLKHEQSIPNTLSEIARPMLVGCITTAGAFFALTLVKSQALQQLGMYAGLALIHSAIFTLLVFPLLVKEKQSSNASNLLTSWLEIPFEKNKFILISVLGFTILLLFFSDKAGFEKDLMKMNFLDEKTHLAELKLETISSNSIKNLFVANSGATLQEALEINERLNKKIEEAPFNKLIQQAITPSSLIPSLSKQTEKRRSWTNYWNKEKLVLVRKNLESQARILGFKPNSFEVFLNNLASPPKAMDEKDIKWVTTAFFNDFIFEKNGNFYLINQIKSSPENRETLTEKLIESNSGIVLDKQHLTKQFIQLVSSDFNTIIFTAGGLVFFVLLLSYGRIELTLINFLPMVLSWIWLLGIMGIFGLKFNIVNIIIGTLLFGLGDDYSIFVLGGQLEEFKTGKKVLTSFKSSIFLSALTTLIGVGVLIFAKHPALKSIALVTIIGMVGVLIISFTISPFLFRILALDRKDKNYLPYTAISFILSFIAFFYFLIGCTILNVIGAIQFRLLRQTSSRSKFFFHQCLSWFTGSLVYLMANVKKKIINQSNETFEKPAILISNHQSFLDILTIQMLSPRMILLTNEWVWNSPFFGTFIKYADYLPVADGIENNIEKLKAIVDQGYSILVWPEGTRSPTGKMKRFHKGAFLLAKELQLDIIPIITHGTGYTMSKGDFLLKNGEITLKIMPRIKAKKEKETDIGMDDFGELPADLAKNIGKWFRNNYANLCYELETPRFYKEKLIKNYIYKGPVLEWYARIKIRLEDNYTPFHKLVPLSGKITDIGCGYGFLTWMLSFLSPERKLIGLDYDESKIEVASNISTTSENVSFKSADIVKEDLENSDVFIMADVLHYLTPDEQKLVLQKMFSKLNPNGLIIIRDGDSDLLKRQRGTWLTEFFSTTIFGFNKTQNSLHFISGNWLLNFALLNGFSVDVLDTTKLTSNKIWILKPLPNFT from the coding sequence ATGGTAAATAGCATTTGGAACTGGGTTAAAAAAAACAAAGCACTAGTTTTAGGAACTAGTCTGATCTATTTCCTGATCTCACTCTATAATATTAGAGAATTAACTCTAAACGAAGACATTTCAGCCTTCGTCCCTCAAGACTCTACCACCATACAAGCAACCAAGTTGCTATCCGAAAGCGGATTTTCAGATAAAATAATTGTTCTAATAGAGGATAGCACTAGCGAAGACCATTTAATTCAGGTTGGAGATTCGGTATTTGAAAAGCTTCAACACAATGCTTTTAAAAATCTTATCAGAAAAATAGATTACAAAGCCCCGGATACCTTATTAGAGGCCTACCTCGATTTCTTTTATCGCAATTTGGTTTTCCTAATTCCTGACTCAAATTATTCTGCCTTCTCTCCTTTACTTACCGATACCGGAAGTCATAGGCTTTTAGCCGATCTTAAGGAAAAAATTCAAAATCCATTTTCCATTTTTTCAACCCAACACCTAGGACAGGATCCTGTTGGTTTGCAAACTATTGCCTGGAAATTATTGAAGAATATTCAGCCTGATGGTAATTTTGAAATAGTGGATGGAAGAATTCTAACTAAAGATCACCATAACCTGATACTTTTCATAACCCCCAATTACCCTTCTAATAATACTCAGAAAAATGGGGAATTAGTCGATCTCCTTGAAAAAGAATTTTCAATTTTCCCTGCCTATATTTATGGAGGTCCTGTAGTAGCAGTTTCCAATAGTCGCCAAATGAAAAGGGATACCTTATTCACATCCATTTTAGCGATTGTTTTAATTCTTGGAATAATGATTTGGTACTTCAGATCTATTCGAATTCCCTTGTTACTTTTTACACCTGTTTTATTCGGAGCAATATCATCTTTGAGCCTACTAGGAATTTTTGTTGGAGAAATTTCAGTTATTGCCATAGCTGCCGGTAGCATAGTTTTAGGAATTGCAATTAATTATTCCTTGCATTTCTTGACTCATTTAAAGCATGAGCAATCCATACCAAATACCTTGAGTGAAATAGCAAGACCAATGTTGGTAGGTTGTATAACTACTGCCGGAGCCTTTTTTGCATTAACCCTGGTTAAATCTCAAGCATTACAACAGTTAGGAATGTACGCAGGACTGGCACTTATTCATTCCGCCATTTTTACTTTATTGGTCTTTCCCTTATTAGTTAAAGAGAAACAATCCTCCAATGCTTCCAACCTATTAACGTCATGGCTGGAAATACCTTTTGAAAAAAACAAATTTATTTTGATTTCAGTTCTGGGTTTTACCATTCTCTTACTCTTTTTCTCTGATAAAGCTGGATTTGAAAAGGATTTAATGAAAATGAATTTCCTGGATGAAAAAACTCATTTAGCCGAATTAAAATTAGAAACAATTAGCTCCAATTCCATCAAGAATCTATTTGTTGCCAATTCAGGTGCCACTCTACAAGAGGCTTTAGAAATAAATGAAAGACTGAATAAAAAAATCGAAGAGGCTCCATTCAATAAACTAATTCAACAAGCAATTACTCCAAGTTCTTTGATACCATCCTTGAGCAAACAAACTGAAAAAAGAAGAAGTTGGACAAATTACTGGAACAAGGAGAAATTGGTTTTGGTACGAAAAAACCTAGAATCACAGGCTAGGATTCTGGGATTCAAACCTAATTCTTTCGAGGTGTTTTTGAATAACTTGGCTTCACCGCCAAAGGCCATGGACGAGAAGGATATCAAATGGGTTACGACCGCCTTTTTTAATGACTTTATTTTCGAAAAAAACGGAAATTTCTATTTAATAAATCAAATAAAATCTTCACCTGAAAATCGGGAAACACTAACCGAAAAACTTATTGAATCTAATTCAGGAATTGTTTTAGACAAGCAACACCTAACCAAGCAATTCATCCAACTCGTTAGTTCAGATTTCAACACCATTATCTTCACTGCCGGAGGATTAGTATTTTTTGTTTTACTATTAAGTTATGGCCGAATAGAACTTACCCTAATTAATTTCTTGCCGATGGTTTTAAGTTGGATTTGGCTCTTAGGAATTATGGGTATTTTTGGCCTTAAATTTAATATTGTAAACATTATTATTGGTACTCTGCTCTTTGGCTTAGGAGATGATTACAGTATTTTTGTTTTAGGTGGTCAACTGGAAGAATTCAAAACAGGAAAAAAAGTTCTAACCTCCTTTAAGTCGTCCATCTTCTTATCGGCTCTTACCACTTTAATTGGCGTTGGTGTTCTAATTTTTGCCAAACATCCGGCCTTAAAAAGTATAGCTTTAGTTACCATTATTGGTATGGTAGGCGTTTTGATTATTTCTTTTACTATTTCCCCTTTTCTATTTAGAATATTAGCCTTGGATAGAAAGGACAAAAACTATCTTCCTTACACTGCCATTTCTTTTATTTTATCCTTTATTGCATTCTTTTACTTTCTAATAGGATGTACCATTCTAAATGTCATTGGAGCTATACAATTCAGATTGTTAAGACAAACCTCTTCCAGGTCTAAGTTTTTTTTCCACCAATGTCTTTCTTGGTTTACAGGTAGTTTAGTATACCTAATGGCAAATGTTAAGAAGAAAATTATCAATCAATCCAACGAAACCTTTGAAAAACCGGCAATCCTAATAAGCAACCATCAAAGTTTTTTGGATATTCTTACCATTCAAATGTTATCACCAAGAATGATCTTATTGACTAATGAATGGGTTTGGAATTCTCCGTTTTTTGGCACATTCATAAAATACGCCGATTATCTGCCGGTTGCTGATGGCATTGAAAACAACATTGAAAAATTAAAAGCAATTGTAGATCAAGGATATAGTATTCTTGTATGGCCGGAAGGAACTAGAAGCCCAACCGGCAAAATGAAGCGTTTCCATAAAGGTGCATTTTTACTAGCCAAAGAACTTCAATTGGATATTATTCCAATCATTACCCATGGTACCGGTTACACCATGAGCAAAGGAGATTTTTTATTAAAAAACGGAGAAATTACCTTGAAGATAATGCCAAGGATTAAGGCAAAAAAGGAAAAAGAAACCGATATTGGAATGGATGATTTTGGTGAATTACCGGCCGATTTAGCTAAAAATATCGGAAAGTGGTTTAGAAATAACTACGCTAATCTGTGTTATGAATTAGAAACTCCAAGGTTTTACAAAGAAAAACTCATTAAGAATTACATTTATAAAGGACCTGTGTTGGAATGGTACGCAAGAATAAAAATACGCCTGGAAGACAACTATACTCCTTTTCACAAATTAGTTCCTCTTTCCGGAAAAATTACCGATATTGGTTGTGGTTACGGATTTTTAACCTGGATGCTTTCATTCCTTTCACCAGAAAGAAAACTAATTGGATTGGATTATGATGAAAGTAAAATCGAAGTTGCTTCTAACATTTCTACCACCAGTGAAAATGTGAGCTTTAAATCTGCAGATATTGTAAAGGAGGATTTGGAAAATTCCGATGTATTCATCATGGCTGATGTACTTCACTACCTAACACCCGATGAACAAAAGCTTGTACTCCAGAAAATGTTCTCCAAATTAAATCCTAATGGATTGATTATCATCCGGGACGGTGATTCTGATTTATTGAAAAGACAAAGGGGAACCTGGCTAACCGAGTTTTTCTCGACTACCATTTTTGGCTTTAACAAAACCCAAAACAGTTTGCATTTTATTTCTGGAAATTGGCTCCTAAACTTCGCTCTCCTAAATGGTTTTTCGGTAGATGTATTAGATACTACCAAACTAACCTCCAATAAAATTTGGATATTAAAACCACTTCCTAATTTTACCTGA
- a CDS encoding response regulator has protein sequence MSEIKRVFLVDDDPFQLEMFKDHLSSKTKFEFFTFQTGEDALSKLSELKPELVFLDYELNSVNAKAKNGLEVLKAIKKELPGTEVVMISGQEKIDVAVNTMRYGAFDYIVKSESAFHRSENAIFNIIKSLKLQHDAAFYKKLSIGFAVAMGLMVLLAVVLKLTGNLNPNPSWS, from the coding sequence ATGTCAGAAATTAAACGAGTTTTTTTGGTCGATGATGACCCGTTTCAATTGGAGATGTTTAAGGACCATCTAAGTTCTAAAACAAAATTTGAATTTTTTACATTCCAAACCGGAGAGGACGCCTTGTCGAAGTTGTCGGAATTAAAACCGGAATTGGTATTTTTAGATTATGAATTAAACAGTGTTAATGCAAAGGCAAAAAATGGCTTAGAGGTTCTCAAGGCAATTAAAAAGGAATTACCAGGAACCGAAGTTGTTATGATCAGCGGTCAAGAAAAAATTGATGTAGCTGTGAATACTATGAGGTATGGTGCGTTTGACTATATTGTTAAAAGTGAAAGTGCATTTCACCGATCTGAGAATGCAATTTTCAATATTATTAAGAGTTTAAAATTGCAGCATGATGCTGCATTTTATAAAAAGTTATCGATAGGATTTGCTGTAGCCATGGGGTTAATGGTTTTATTGGCTGTGGTTCTTAAATTAACCGGCAATTTAAATCCTAATCCATCTTGGTCATAA